A single genomic interval of Camelina sativa cultivar DH55 chromosome 11, Cs, whole genome shotgun sequence harbors:
- the LOC104727994 gene encoding uncharacterized protein LOC104727994 has product MRILIQFQLQTTTSADIQNVPFWIMWRLWKSRNDFIFRKINRSPLSEAKKGIQEANEWYAATNTSADSVSTTNHSHDLPNRRIMQQWHPPLDGWLKCNFDSGFVQNREYTSSGWIIRDNNGQVVVSGCAKLQQSRSPLQAEALGFLQALQVVWHQRLHYVWFEGDNLELTKLINTGKDHHKLSPLLYDIR; this is encoded by the coding sequence ATGCGTATATTGATCCAATTCCAACTCCAAACAACGACATCTGCAGATATACAAAATGTTCCGTTCTGGATAATGTGGCGACTGTGGAAATCACGAAACGACTTTATCTTTCGAAAGATCAATCGCTCTCCACTATCTGAAGCAAAAAAAGGGATACAAGAAGCAAACGAATGGTATGCAGCAACAAATACATCAGCGGATTCTGTTTCTACAACAAACCACTCTCACGATTTGCCAAACAGACGAATAATGCAGCAATGGCATCCTCCTCTTGATGGATGGTTAAAATGCAACTTTGATAGCGGTTTTGTACAAAACAGAGAATACACCAGTTCAGGTTGGATAATCCGCGACAACAACGGACAAGTGGTCGTCTCAGGCTGTGCTAAACTACAACAGTCACGATCTCCCCTTCAAGCTGAAGCTCTAGGATTTCTCCAAGCTCTTCAAGTGGTGTGGCATCAAAGATTACATTATGTATGGTTTGAAGGTGACAATTTGGAACTTACAAAGCTCATCAACACAGGGAAAGACCACCACAAGTTAAGTCCTCTACTCTATGATATTCGGTAG
- the LOC104723433 gene encoding uncharacterized protein LOC104723433 isoform X1 — protein MPYKTVIEVEPPSLLRYLIGAAVMMIGVVLPVGYMMFRNKRVRFSSSYSKQTNKVLI, from the exons ATGCCG TATAAGACGGTGATAGAAGTGGAGCCTCCGAGTCTGTTGCGGTACTTGATCGGAGCGGCGGTGATGATGATCGGCGTCGTATTACCCGTTGGTTACATGATGTTCCGCAACAAACGCGTCCGCTTCTCGTCTTCGTACTCTAAACAGAC GAACAAAGTTTTGATATAG
- the LOC104723433 gene encoding uncharacterized protein LOC104723433 isoform X2 yields the protein MPYKTVIEVEPPSLLRYLIGAAVMMIGVVLPVGYMMFRNKRVRFSSSYSKQT from the exons ATGCCG TATAAGACGGTGATAGAAGTGGAGCCTCCGAGTCTGTTGCGGTACTTGATCGGAGCGGCGGTGATGATGATCGGCGTCGTATTACCCGTTGGTTACATGATGTTCCGCAACAAACGCGTCCGCTTCTCGTCTTCGTACTCTAAACAGACGTAG
- the LOC104727993 gene encoding uncharacterized protein LOC104727993, producing the protein MWKCLSNSLSVAGNLAYRHLSRESTCIRCPENKESVNHLLFKCTYARLIWALALVPGPADGEWTESLYTNLYWVLNLAEENGRLEKQAMIVPWILWRLWKNRNELVFKGRKFEAEEVTRRAVEDSEEWRNRKEGTALQITPRVDRGVSGQWRPPPNQWLKCNTDASWHHDHNRCGIGWVLRNEQGEVIWVGARALPKPKTAMEAEVEAMRWALLMVSRFQYKNIIFESDAQVVINLLKNREY; encoded by the coding sequence ATGTGGAAATGCTTAAGTAATAGTCTTTCGGTGGCAGGCAACCTTGCCTATAGACATCTATCAAGAGAATCTACCTGCATAAGATGTCCGGAGAATAAAGAATCAGTGAATCATTTGCTTTTCAAATGCACTTATGCAAGATTGATATGGGCACTGGCTTTGGTCCCGGGTCCTGCAGATGGTGAATGGACAGAATCTTTATATACTAACTTGTATTGGGTATTGAATCTAGCAGAGGAGAATGGCAGGTTAGAGAAACAAGCGATGATTGTACCATGGATCCTTTGGAGACTATGGAAGAATAGAAATGAGTTAGTATTCAAGGGTAGGAAGTTCGAGGCTGAGGAGGTGACGCGAAGAGCTGTAGAGGATAGCGAAGAATGGAGAAATAGGAAAGAGGGTACAGCTCTGCAAATAACTCCTAGAGTTGATAGAGGCGTAAGTGGGCAGTGGAGACCACCACCAAACCAATGGCTAAAATGTAATACTGATGCTTCTTGGCACCATGATCATAATAGGTGTGGCATTGGCTGGGTGCTTCGAAATGAGCAGGGAGAAGTGATCTGGGTTGGAGCTCGAGCTTTACCTAAACCGAAGACTGCGATGGAAGCAGAAGTGGAAGCAATGAGATGGGCACTACTTATGGTAAGCCGGTTTCagtataaaaatatcatcttcGAATCAGATGCTCAAGTGGTCATAAACCTTCTGAAGAATCGAGAATACTAG
- the LOC104723435 gene encoding probable pheophorbidase — protein MGGDGGAEPVIHFVFVHGASHGAWCWYKLTTLLETAGFKATSVDLTGAGISLTDSNTVFDSDQYNRPLYSLLSALPPSHKVILVGHSIGGGSVTDALCKFTNKISMAIYLAASMVRPGSTPSPHLSSNMHADAGEEEIWEFTYGEGKDKSPTGVIMKQQFIRQYYYNQSPLELKTKDCTNVGFVQHRVE, from the exons ATGGGAGGAGACGGTGGTGCTGAGCCCGTAATCCACTTTGTGTTTGTTCATGGGGCTAGTCACGGAGCTTGGTGTTGGTATAAACTCACCACTCTTCTCGAAACCGCCGGATTCAAAGCCACCTCCGTCGACCTCACTGGCGCTGGAATCAGCCTCACTGACTCTAACACCGTCTTCGACTCCGACCAGTATAACCGTCCTCTCTACTCTCTCTTGTCCGCTCTTCCTCCATCCCACAAAGTCATACTCGTCGGACATAGCATCGGCGGAGGAAGTGTCACCGATGCTCTCTGCAAGTTCACAAACAAAATCTCCATGGCCATTTACCTCGCGGCTTCCATGGTTCGACCCGGATCCACCCCTTCTCCACATCTTTCCTCAAAC ATGCATGCAGatgcaggagaagaagaaatatgggAGTTCACATATGGTGAAGGTAAGGATAAGTCACCCACCGGAGTCATCATGAAACAGCAGTTTATACGCCAATATTACTATAACCAAAGCCCTCTTGAG ctaaaaacaaaagattgtaCAAATGTTGGTTTTGTCCAACATAGAGTGGAATAA